Proteins encoded within one genomic window of Augochlora pura isolate Apur16 chromosome 11, APUR_v2.2.1, whole genome shotgun sequence:
- the LOC144476968 gene encoding uncharacterized protein LOC144476968 — protein MTTRNTQVEILCKKWAAIKSQLTEFEEILRGFCDSSDIVGLTCRLRRLMKVYAPLNDIQAELDVPQEEIEQEEEWRAMEERYMKAVIAAQKLLSASQTGTEISGFLGNVDVDERFVIEHVHSIVKIPPMIDETAIGLREFVMNVAHHLTCLEHYRASLESWDAILMAILWPKLTGRMRHVFSCTLNDEEPPKIQPLLRFLNQRARDF, from the coding sequence ATGACCACAAGAAACACGCAAGTAGAAATCCTCTGCAAGAAATGGGCTGCTATAAAATCTCAGCTGACAGAATTCGAGGAGATTTTACGGGGATTCTGTGATTCTTCAGACATAGTGGGATTAACCTGCAGACTTCGACGTCTGATGAAGGTTTATGCTCCCTTGAACGATATTCAAGCAGAGTTGGACGTTCCACAAGAAGAAATCGAACAGGAAGAAGAATGGCGCGCCATGGAGGAGCGATACATGAAAGCTGTCATCGCGGCACAGAAGCTGTTGTCAGCATCCCAGACCGGAACTGAAATCTCGGGATTTCTTGGAAACGTAGATGTTGATGAGAGATTCGTCATAGAGCACGTGCATTCCATCGTGAAAATTCCGCCGATGATCGACGAAACGGCAATCGGTTTACGAGAGTTTGTAATGAACGTCGCGCACCACCTTACCTGTCTCGAGCATTACCGCGCATCGCTCGAATCTTGGGACGCTATTCTTATGGCAATTCTGTGGCCCAAACTCACAGGACGGATGAGACACGTTTTCAGCTGTACGCTTAATGACGAGGAGCCACCCAAAATCCAGCCGCTGTTAAGATTCCTCAATCAGCGTGCGAGAGATTTCTAG
- the LOC144477140 gene encoding hemolymph lipopolysaccharide-binding protein-like, protein MQNLPPSILALSILAVFVAEFPRGDATDDVLTVDLGSSKNESSKIEAEVPGNSLLKRSNGVASLKLYKRLRTWNDARITCRNDGGHLVAIDSAQKLAIVRSWLDTETLDAIWVGFHDLFQQGSWTTVTGKSVNKLDYYPWADGQPDHNSTTQHCAVIWRDLIPDGVASNNCYFKFGFVCEEQSC, encoded by the exons ATGCAGAACCTTCCGCCGTCGATCTTGGCACTTTCCATTCTCGCAGTTTTCGTTGCGGAGTTCCCGCGCGGTGATGCTACCGATGATGTCCTTACAGTTGATTTAGGATCGAGCAAGAACGAGAGCTCGAAAATCGAAG ccgAGGTGCCAGGAAATTCGTTGCTCAAAAGGAGCAATGGCGTAGCATCTCTGAAGCTTTACAAGCGCTTGAGGACTTGGAACGATGCTCGGATCACTTGTCGCAATGATGGAG GTCACCTGGTCGCGATAGACTCCGCACAAAAACTAGCCATCGTGAGAAGTTGGTTAGATACAGAGACGTTGGATGCTATCTGGGTAGGCTTTCACGACCTGTTTCAGCAAGGATCGTGGACGACGGTGACTGGCAAGTCCGTCAATAAATTGGATTATTATCCATGGGCTGATGGCCAGCCCGACCATAATTCAACTACACAACATTGCGCGGTCATCTGGCGAGATTTAATACCAGATGGAGTGGCCAGCAACAACTGCTATTTCAAATTTGGATTCGTTTGTGAAGAGCAATCATGTTGA
- the LOC144477167 gene encoding histone-lysine N-methyltransferase SETMAR-like gives MLNDVSGDPDLLKRVTTSDESWVYGHDVETKAQSSQWKSPGEPRPKKARQVCSNVKVLLTVFFDYHGVVHRVFLPQGRTVNKEYYLEVMRRLRESIRKKRPEVWKENSWVLHHGNAPAHT, from the coding sequence ATGTTGAACGACGTCAGTGGTGATCCTGATCTGCTCAAAAGGGTTACAACTAGTGACGAATCATGGGTATATGGTCATGACGTTGAAACCAAAGCCCAATCATCCCAATGGAAGAGCCCAGGAGAGCCAAGACCGAAAAAGGCACGTCAAGTTTGTTCGAATGTGAAGGTTTTGCTTACAGTTTTCTTTGATTACCATGGCGTTGTGCATCGAGTATTCCTACCACAAGGTCGTACGGTAAACAAGGAGTATTACCTTGAGGTTATGCGGCGTTTGCGTGAATCAATCAGAAAAAAACGGCCGGAAGTGTGGAAAGAAAATTCATGGGTTTTGCACCACGGTAATGCACCTGCGCACACGTAG
- the LOC144477138 gene encoding hemolymph lipopolysaccharide-binding protein-like, whose amino-acid sequence MQKLPLSFLALSILAVFVAEFPRGDAADDVLTVDLGSSKNESTEIEAEGPGNSLLKKSSGVSSLRLYKRLRTWSDAQSTCYTDGGQLVVIDSAQKLAIVRSWLTTESLNAIWVGFHDLFQEGSWRTVTGQPVNELDYDPWANGQPNYQYNTENCGVVWRYQLTDGVDDTWCNGKYAFVCEDRQC is encoded by the exons ATGCAGAAGCTTCCGCTGTCGTTCTTGGCACTTTCCATTCTCGCAGTTTTCGTTGCGGAGTTCCCGCGCGGTGATGCTGCCGATGATGTCCTTACAGTTGATTTAGGATCGAGCAAGAACGAGAGCACGGAAATCGAAG ccgAGGGGCCAGGAAATTCGTTGCTCAAAAAAAGCAGTGGCGTATCATCTCTGAGGCTATACAAGCGCTTAAGGACGTGGAGCGATGCTCAAAGCACTTGTTACACTGATGGAG GTCAGCTGGTGGTGATAGACTCCGCACAAAAACTAGCCATCGTGAGAAGTTGGTTAACTACAGAGTCGTTGAATGCTATCTGGGTAGGCTTTCACGACCTGTTCCAAGAAGGATCGTGGAGGACAGTGACTGGCCAGCCCGTCAATGAATTAGATTATGATCCATGGGCTAATGGCCAACCCAACTATCAATACAATACAGAAAACTGTGGGGTCGTCTGGCGATATCAACTAACAGATGGAGTAGACGACACTTGGTGCAATGGAAAATATGCGTTCGTTTGTGAAGACAGACAGTGTTGA